In Arthrobacter ramosus, one DNA window encodes the following:
- a CDS encoding S1C family serine protease, whose product MTENPAQGAAPENNGPENHGPEGAGQAEADKQSNSQPTVPLPAYQPGQDFTAQPEHAAKPEHAAQPEYRAQTPVAPAPWAQGPAENATEQIQAQHGAPQNGATQHGAPQHSAGPQHPYPQHQPFYGGPNPAQHYPTQQFPAHPGGPAASPKRKPAFGVGTLVACILAAGLVGGGVVAASDQLLNSRTPAAATSGQTGTVIVNNTDNVNAITAAAAKASPSVVTIMASSGSQGGTGSGIILDDQGHILTNTHVVTLDGASANAAIEVRLSDGRVLKATVVGTDPLSDLAIIKVDNASGLVPATLGDSSKINVGDNAIAIGAPLGLPGTVTDGIVSTLNRTISVASSAVPNGGSDNSQNGGQGGFQFAPPGGGQSQSQSSAGQGTVSLNVIQTDAPINPGNSGGALVNTKGEIIGVNVAIASAGSSSASSSSSGNIGVGFSIPINNAKRIAQELIKNGKATHGQFGVSVQPKSATGSSSGFSVGAQVAAVTAGSAAEKAGLKVGDVVTKFAGMDVSDPEQLTAAVREQPAGATVKVTIQRSGQSQELDVTLDAAP is encoded by the coding sequence ATGACGGAGAACCCAGCACAGGGCGCCGCGCCTGAGAACAATGGCCCTGAGAACCATGGTCCTGAGGGCGCCGGCCAGGCGGAGGCGGACAAGCAATCCAATTCCCAGCCTACGGTCCCGCTGCCGGCATACCAGCCGGGTCAGGATTTCACTGCGCAGCCCGAACACGCTGCGAAGCCCGAACACGCTGCGCAGCCCGAATACAGAGCACAGACTCCGGTAGCTCCGGCACCCTGGGCCCAGGGCCCGGCCGAAAACGCCACCGAGCAGATCCAGGCTCAGCACGGCGCTCCCCAGAACGGCGCGACCCAACACGGAGCGCCACAGCACAGCGCGGGACCGCAACACCCCTACCCGCAGCACCAGCCTTTCTATGGCGGACCGAACCCTGCGCAGCACTATCCCACGCAGCAATTCCCGGCCCACCCGGGCGGTCCGGCGGCTAGCCCGAAGCGCAAGCCGGCCTTCGGCGTCGGGACCTTGGTGGCCTGCATCCTGGCCGCCGGTCTCGTCGGCGGAGGCGTTGTGGCCGCCAGCGATCAATTGCTAAACAGCCGGACCCCGGCGGCAGCCACTAGCGGCCAGACGGGAACCGTGATTGTCAACAACACGGACAACGTCAACGCCATCACGGCAGCCGCGGCCAAGGCTTCACCGAGCGTCGTGACCATCATGGCCTCGAGCGGAAGCCAGGGCGGCACCGGTTCGGGCATCATCCTCGACGACCAGGGCCACATCCTGACCAACACCCACGTGGTGACCCTTGACGGTGCCAGCGCCAACGCCGCGATTGAAGTGCGGCTGAGCGATGGACGCGTCCTGAAGGCGACGGTAGTGGGTACGGACCCGCTTTCGGACCTCGCCATCATCAAGGTGGACAACGCCTCCGGCCTCGTGCCGGCTACCCTGGGTGATTCCAGCAAGATCAACGTCGGCGACAACGCAATCGCCATCGGCGCTCCGCTAGGCCTGCCCGGCACGGTCACCGACGGCATCGTGTCCACCCTCAACCGCACCATCAGCGTGGCTTCCTCGGCTGTTCCCAACGGCGGCTCCGACAATTCGCAAAATGGCGGGCAGGGCGGATTCCAATTCGCCCCTCCAGGCGGCGGCCAGAGCCAGAGCCAGAGCAGTGCGGGACAGGGCACCGTTTCGCTCAACGTGATCCAGACCGACGCGCCGATCAACCCGGGTAACTCCGGTGGAGCGCTTGTCAACACCAAGGGCGAGATCATTGGCGTCAACGTGGCGATCGCTTCCGCCGGGAGCAGCAGTGCCTCGTCTTCGTCCAGCGGCAACATTGGTGTGGGCTTCAGTATCCCCATCAACAACGCGAAGCGTATTGCGCAGGAACTCATCAAGAACGGCAAGGCCACGCACGGGCAGTTCGGCGTCAGCGTGCAGCCTAAGTCGGCCACGGGAAGCAGCTCCGGGTTCTCGGTGGGCGCGCAGGTTGCGGCCGTGACCGCGGGCTCCGCCGCTGAGAAGGCCGGGCTCAAGGTGGGCGACGTCGTGACCAAGTTCGCCGGCATGGACGTCAGCGATCCCGAACAGCTCACCGCGGCGGTCCGTGAGCAGCCGGCAGGCGCAACGGTCAAGGTGACCATCCAGCGCAGCGGCCAGTCGCAGGAGCTCGACGTGACCTTGGATGCTGCCCCGTAA
- a CDS encoding electron transfer flavoprotein subunit beta/FixA family protein, whose protein sequence is MKIVVLVKHVPDAQFDRHLTGPGNTTDRDESILSELDEYALEAALQLSEARGGAKAGNEVIALSMGPAGAVNAVKKSLQIGASSGAHLSDDALAGSDAAATSLALAAAIRYLGADSPVDLVLTGMASTDGETSLVPAQLAERLGLPQVTFVSSLEVNGERVVARRDGDAHADTVEATLPALVSVTDQINEPRYPNFKGILAAKKKKITALTLADIGVDAAQVGAAGSLTAVETAEARPPRTAGTIITDEGDAGIKLVEFLAAQKLL, encoded by the coding sequence TTGAAGATTGTTGTTCTGGTCAAGCACGTCCCGGACGCGCAGTTCGACCGACACCTCACCGGCCCAGGCAACACCACGGACCGCGACGAGAGCATTCTGTCCGAACTGGACGAGTATGCGCTTGAAGCCGCGCTGCAGCTCAGTGAAGCCCGCGGAGGTGCTAAGGCCGGCAACGAGGTCATCGCCTTGAGCATGGGTCCCGCCGGTGCCGTGAACGCCGTCAAGAAGTCCTTGCAGATCGGCGCCTCCTCGGGAGCGCATTTGAGCGACGACGCCTTGGCCGGTTCCGACGCCGCCGCCACCTCGCTGGCCCTCGCCGCGGCGATCCGGTATCTCGGCGCCGATTCGCCCGTGGACCTCGTCCTGACGGGCATGGCCTCGACCGACGGCGAAACGTCCTTGGTTCCGGCTCAACTGGCTGAGCGGCTCGGACTCCCGCAAGTCACTTTTGTTTCCTCCCTTGAGGTCAACGGCGAACGTGTCGTCGCGCGCCGTGACGGTGACGCCCACGCGGACACTGTGGAGGCGACCTTGCCGGCGCTGGTATCCGTTACGGACCAGATCAACGAGCCGCGATACCCTAACTTCAAGGGCATCCTTGCAGCCAAGAAGAAGAAAATCACGGCACTCACGCTGGCCGACATCGGCGTCGATGCCGCTCAGGTGGGCGCCGCGGGTTCGCTGACCGCCGTCGAGACCGCTGAAGCGCGGCCGCCGCGCACTGCCGGCACCATCATCACCGACGAAGGCGACGCCGGCATCAAGCTGGTTGAGTTCCTGGCCGCCCAGAAGCTGCTCTAA